Proteins encoded in a region of the Zea mays cultivar B73 chromosome 2, Zm-B73-REFERENCE-NAM-5.0, whole genome shotgun sequence genome:
- the LOC103646915 gene encoding uncharacterized N-acetyltransferase YoaA, translating into MEVQVQQRGSPAPAAELEVSLREFTMSDAEAFMSWASDPRVVRFQRRDAYEHVDQARRYIADHILPHPWYRAICVGAGAPLPVVGSISVKPGPTEDGRPFRASVGYRLARAHWGRGIATRAVRAAAAAVFAAWPWLLRLEAVADVDNPASQRVLEKAGFAREGVLRKYVLLKGQPRDMVMFSIVVETEQDKPDGP; encoded by the coding sequence ATGGAGGTCCAGGTCCAGCAGAGAGGATCCCCTGCCCCCGCGGCAGAGCTGGAGGTCTCCCTCCGCGAGTTCACCATGTCGGACGCGGAGGCGTTCATGTCGTGGGCGTCCGACCCTCGCGTGGTCCGCTTCCAGCGCCGCGACGCCTACGAACATGTGGACCAGGCCCGCCGCTACATCGCCGACCACATCCTGCCGCACCCGTGGTACCGCGCCATCTGCGTCGGCGCGGGCGCGCCCCTCCCTGTGGTGGGTTCCATCTCCGTGAAGCCCGGGCCCACCGAGGACGGGCGGCCGTTCAGGGCGTCCGTGGGGTACCGCCTGGCGCGCGCGCACTGGGGGCGGGGCATCGCGACACGCGCGGTGCGAGCGGCGGCCGCGGCCGTGTTCGCGGCGTGGCCCTGGCTGCTGCGGCTGGAGGCCGTGGCGGACGTGGACAACCCGGCGTCGCAGCGCGTACTGGAGAAGGCCGGGTTCGCCAGGGAGGGCGTGCTGCGGAAGTACGTCCTGCTCAAGGGCCAGCCCAGGGACATGGTCATGTTCAGCATCGTCGTCGAGACGGAGCAGGACAAACCGGATGGGCCATAG